Below is a window of Streptomyces spongiicola DNA.
GACGGCGACGGCGCTTCCGGGCACCTCGGTGATGGCCGCCGCCGCGGCCTACGCGGGCATCCGGGTGCGGGGCTCACTGCGGGAGATGGAGTCCCGCCTGGAGCCGCTCGGGACCCCGCCCATGGCCGACCAGGAGCGGGCCCTGGACTCCGCCGGAGCGGCCCTGCTGCCGAGGATCCTGGACGGAGGGAGCAGGGAGCAGGTCGCGTCCGAGACCCTCAGACTCGCCCGCCGGCTGATGAAGCGCCTGGGGGAGAGGGCGACGCTGGACATGGACCGGTCCTCGGCGGACGCGCGCGACGACAGGCTGATCTCCCACGCCGAGGCCGCCGCGGTGATCCTCGGACTCCAGGACCGCGACACCCGGGACCGGGCCGCCGCGTGGATGGAGGGCCCGGAGGCGCACCGTGCGCTCAGGCTGTGGCGTGCGCTCGCCCGCCGTTGCGTCGGCCCCTATGTGGAGCATGCCGCCGCTCCGCTCTCGCTGGCCGGGTGGGTGTCCTGGTCCACGGGCGACGAGCCGAGTGCGCGAGTCGCCCTCAGCCTCGCCCTGCGCGTCGATCCGGATTACGTCTTCGCCCGCCTGCTGCACCAGGCCTGCAACGACGGGCTTGATCCCGAGGACCTGCGCCGCTGCCTGCGTACACAGGCAGCGGCGCCGGAGCCGCAGCGGGCGGGGACGCCCGCGCCCGTCCCGTCCGCCGAGGCTTTCCCGGCCGGTTCCGCGGGGCCGGGGTCGGCTGCCGCCGGGTTCACGGGCAGCGTGCCCACTACTCCCGGATCGGTCGCGGAGCGGCCCGTTCCAGAGTCGGCCACCGCGGGTTCACCCTCCGCTGCGGCGCCGGCAGCGGGCCCCGCCGGAGCGGACCTTCCCGGAGCGGACTCTTCCGGAGCGGACCATGGCTCCTCCGCCTCCCGGGCCGTGACACCGGACACGGAGGGTGACGGCGTGTCGCGGATTCCCGGCCCGGTGCGACCTCCGTGCCAACGCACCGAGCAGGGGCGCCGTCCCGGGGTGCGCCCTGCTCCCGCGCACCCGGGGCCGCGGGCTCGTCCGGCAGTCCGGAAGCAGGACACGGCAGCGGGCTCCGCCGCTTCGGGCGGCACCACTGCCGCCAGGAGGCGCGCCGCCCCGCACGCCGACGGCGATGCCGCCGCACTCGACCGGACACACCCGGCAGGCCGCTCCGGTGATCACGGCACGGGAAGCGGCACGGGAAGGGGAGCGGGCGGCGGAGGGTGATCGGCCGCCCTCCCGGCGGGTGCCTGTCCGGCTGAGCGGTGACGCCGTGAAACCGGGCAGTCGGAGCCGCTCCGCAGCGACCGCCCACCGGGAGCCGCCTGGTCGCACTCCGGCCTCGTCCGGTACGGCACGGTTCCGGCCGGGGCCCGCCCAGCTCGCGGTCTCGGCTCATGACCCGCGTCCCCGGCTCCATCTCGCGTCCAGGGCTCCACCTCGCGCCGCTGCCCCGGCCCGTGCTTCGCCGCTGCCCGGTCCGCGCCTCCGTCCCCCGCCAGGCGGCGGCCCGGGCACGTGATCCGCACGGTGAGGCCCCGGCCTCCGGCCCCGCCTGGCCGCGGTCCCGCCGCGAGTTCCGTTCCTGCCGCGGAGGGGCGAGCGGACGGGTGCCGCGCCCGCACCGGCGGACCCGGTCTCCGGACGGGAGCGGGCAGGGCGAGCGCGAGCCACCAGGGCTGCGCCGCACCGGGCCCGTCGCGGGGCGGGACGTCGATACGGTGGGCGCGGAAGTCCCCGTTCCCGCCCGGAAAGGAGTGTTTATCGTCAGTGAGACGACTATGATCGCGACATGCCCTACGACCCGTCGGCCTTCCCGCCCTTCGCCGTCACCGTCGACCTGGTCGTGCTCACCGTGCGGCGCGACGCGCTGTGCGCTCTGGTCGTACGACGCGGTGAGCAGCCGTACCAGGGCCGCTGGGCGCTGCCCGGAGGATTCGTCAGGGCGGACGAGGACCTCACGGCCGCGGCGGCGCGTGAACTCGTCGAGGAGACGGGGCTCTGCGTGCACGACCCCCACTCGCCCGCGCCGGGCAACGGCGCCCATCTCGAACAGCTCGCGACCTACGGCGACCCGAAGCGTGACCCGCGCATGCGCGTGGTGAGCGTGGCGCACCTGGCACTCGCCCCGGACCTTCCGGCGCCGCGGGCCGGCGGTGACGCGAACCAGGCCCGCTGGGCGCCCGTCGGTCTGCTGCTGAGCGAGGAGGGGATCGGCCGTGACGATGACCAGTCCGGCCAGCTCGCCTTCGACCACACGCGGATCCTGGCCGACGGTGTGGAACGGGCCCGCTCCAAGATCGAGTACTCGTCGCTGGCCACGGCCTTCTGTCCGCCGGAGTTCACCGTGGGCGAGCTGCGGCGGGTGTACGAGGCGGTGTGGGGAGTCGCCCTGGATCCGCGCAACTTCCATCGCAAGGTGACCGGCACCCCCGGTTTCCTGGTGCCCACGGGCGGTACCACGACCCGTCAGGGCGGGCGCCCGGCCCAGCTCTTCAGGGCCGGCGGCGCGACCCTGCTCAATCCGCCGATGCTCCGCCCCGAGGTCTGACGCCCGCGGCGGCGGAGCTGCGGAGGCCGTGGCGGTGCCTGACACCCGGCACTCCCGGGCTGCATAGAAAGTCCGAAATGTAGCGTTATCGTGCTGCGGTATCCACACCTGCCGCGTACCCGCACTGCGGCCGAGCGGTCTCACCTCCGCAAAGGAAGCGATGCTCCAGGTCATCGGACTCACCAGCGCCTCCCGCCGGCGCCTCGCGCCTGCCGTCGACGATCTGACCTTCGAGGCGACGCCCGGCAACGTCACCGCCCTTCTCGGGGCCGGGGGTTCGGGCAAGAGCACCGCCCTGCGTCTGATGCTCGGGCTCGAGGCCGGCCGCGGCGTCGCGTACTTCCGCGGACGCCCCCTGCACGCCATGGCGTGCCCCGCCCGGGAGGTGGGCGTGCTGCTGGGTGACGTCCCGGGGCATCCCACCCGCACCGCACGGGGGCAGCTCCGCATGCTCTGCGCGGCCGCCGGAGTGCCGGTGTCGCGCGCGGACGACATGCTCGACCTCGTGGACATCGCCGCACTGCGGGACGCGCGACTCGGCTCCCTCTCGCTCGGCACGGACCGCAGACTGGGACTGGCCTCCGCGCTGTTGGGCGACCCGCACACGCTGCTGCTCGACGCCCCTTCCCGGGGACTCTCGCCGCGCGAGCACAGCTGGCTGTTCGGTCTGCTGCGCGCCCATGCCGAGCACGGAGGCACCGTCCTCTACACGACCGCGGACCCCAAGGAGGCGGCCGGGACCGCGGATCGCGTGGTCACGATCGACAACGGCCGGC
It encodes the following:
- a CDS encoding DUF4192 domain-containing protein codes for the protein MNKHHESNGPTVDDQQQVVLRGPAELADALPYMLGFHPTDSIVLVALHGRRGRFGGRLRVGIPQSPREWLPVARHLAECLVEGSERRGARPDGIVVFLCRDPEEGESGRAVMERLRPLAQWLRTSCGALDVPVPEALCISGGRYWSYCCPDARCCPAEGTATALPGTSVMAAAAAYAGIRVRGSLREMESRLEPLGTPPMADQERALDSAGAALLPRILDGGSREQVASETLRLARRLMKRLGERATLDMDRSSADARDDRLISHAEAAAVILGLQDRDTRDRAAAWMEGPEAHRALRLWRALARRCVGPYVEHAAAPLSLAGWVSWSTGDEPSARVALSLALRVDPDYVFARLLHQACNDGLDPEDLRRCLRTQAAAPEPQRAGTPAPVPSAEAFPAGSAGPGSAAAGFTGSVPTTPGSVAERPVPESATAGSPSAAAPAAGPAGADLPGADSSGADHGSSASRAVTPDTEGDGVSRIPGPVRPPCQRTEQGRRPGVRPAPAHPGPRARPAVRKQDTAAGSAASGGTTAARRRAAPHADGDAAALDRTHPAGRSGDHGTGSGTGRGAGGGG
- a CDS encoding NUDIX hydrolase, encoding MPYDPSAFPPFAVTVDLVVLTVRRDALCALVVRRGEQPYQGRWALPGGFVRADEDLTAAAARELVEETGLCVHDPHSPAPGNGAHLEQLATYGDPKRDPRMRVVSVAHLALAPDLPAPRAGGDANQARWAPVGLLLSEEGIGRDDDQSGQLAFDHTRILADGVERARSKIEYSSLATAFCPPEFTVGELRRVYEAVWGVALDPRNFHRKVTGTPGFLVPTGGTTTRQGGRPAQLFRAGGATLLNPPMLRPEV